Proteins encoded together in one Branchiostoma floridae strain S238N-H82 chromosome 18, Bfl_VNyyK, whole genome shotgun sequence window:
- the LOC118405881 gene encoding uncharacterized protein LOC118405881, producing MGKTRAEIQRAYRERKKAKDEEQYKAKEAARAKKHYKPAASLSHEARERRNAQAREKMRRHRARKQAAKVTIKMDFKKKNKASGGPRKKIKELQRKLEKTLKAQKKLQKRLERAKSKGAQGQGTSNECMTPRSKTNSEIRAAGLTPRRVPDRLRKKILFSNVVTSSIKESYRKRTSDGKRMIRGIVVGKIVKKYRMISTLAHEIGVARNARTDGQKKTRLPLVRAGIRKAVHDFMEREDNSRIMPGKNDYKKIGKNKVQVRVLTNYLTSLREKFVSENPDIKISLSVFARLRPPNIKLASFLSRNTCLCTKHQNFALKLKTLKEKGLVNSTNPDNFLRSFPEKENVKALLEPFEDLPLSVKIKYEEWQRVEENGKKRMKIVTSEIGINDFADMFIKESVVFREHTIRANEQYAQLKALKETLPPKHVIIQMDFAENYKVKTTDEIQSAYWNCEMVTLHPVVLYYRAQGDSELQHESICVVSDELGHNSSTVYAILKRLLPKIKQNHDVQYIHYWTDSPSSQYRNKTIFSVVSDHKELFGVPATWNYFEAGHGKGPCDGVGGTAKRMADDAVKRDSAKIQDAHDFYEWAIKLNSVIKYEFVTSRECGESKTDLGEKYGTTKAVKGTMTFHAVVGMSPGVVKTRPTSCYCAKCFNAKGFRPKTTCTWKTHNMTKPNK from the coding sequence ATGGGCAAGACTAGAGCTGAGATTCAGCGGGCatacagagaaagaaagaaggcaaAGGATGAAGAGCAGTACAAAGCAAAGGAGGCCGCACGTGCCAAGAAACACTACAAACCGGCAGCTTCGTTGAGTCATGAAGCCAGGGAGAGAAGAAATGCACAAGCAAGAGAAAAGATGAGAAGGCACAGGGCCCGGAAACAGGCAGCAAAAGTAACCATCAAGATGGATtttaagaagaagaacaaagcaTCGGGTGGGCCCAGAAAGAAGATCAAAGAGTTACAGAGAAAGCTGGAAAAAACCCTGAAGGCTCAGAAGAAGCTGCAAAAGCGGTTAGAACGAGCAAAAAGTAAAGGTGCACAGGGTCAGGGTACCTCAAATGAATGTATGACACCGCGCAGCAAGACCAATTCTGAAATCAGGGCTGCTGGCTTAACACCGCGAAGAGTGCCTGACAGGTTGAGAAAGAAAATCTTGTTCTCCAATGTAGTGACGTCTAGCATAAAGGAATCATACCGTAAGAGGACGTCAGATGGAAAACGTATGATCAGGGGAATTGTTGTAGGCAAGATTGTCAAGAAGTACCGCATGATCAGCACTCTCGCGCACGAGATTGGAGTTGCTAGGAACGCGCGAACTGAcggacagaaaaaaacaagacttcCACTTGTGCGGGCGGGAATCAGAAAGGCAGTACACGACTTCATGGAGAGGGAGGACAATTCCAGAATAATGCCAGGGAAGAACGACTACAAGAAGATTGGAAAGAACAAGGTGCAGGTTAGAGTTCTCACTAACTACCTGACCAGCCTACGTGAGAAATTTGTAAGTGAAAACCCTGATATCAAGATATCACTCAGTGTGTTCGCCAGGCTGAGGCCACCCAACATTAAGTTGGCGTCTTTCTTGTCCAGAAATACGTGCCTGTGTACTAAGCACCAGAATTTTGCCCTTAAACTGAAGACATTGAAAGAGAAAGGGCTAGTAAATTCTACTAATCCCGACAACTTCCTGCGCTCCTTCCCCGAGAAGGAAAATGTCAAGGCTTTGCTGGAACCTTTCGAAGACTTGCCACTTAGTGTCAAAATCAAGTATGAAGAATGGCAAAGAGTCGAAGAGAATGGGAAGAAAAGGATGAAGATCGTTACATCAGAGATCGGAATCAATGATTTCGCAGACATGTTCATCAAAGAAAGTGTTGTATTCCGAGAGCACACAATCCGTGCTAACGAACAGTATGCTCAATTGAAAGCTCTGAAGGAAACGCTACCACCGAAACATGTCATTATACAAATGGACTTTGCAGAAAACTACAAAGTTAAGACCACTGATGAAATTCAATCTGCGTATTGGAATTGTGAGATGGTAACTTTGCACCCTGTTGTGCTGTACTACAGGGCGCAGGGTGACAGCGAGCTTCAACACGAGTCTATTTGTGTAGTTTCTGATGAGCTTGGGCACAACTCTTCCACCGTGTATGCGATTCTAAAGAGGCTGTTGCCTAAGATAAAGCAAAACCACGACGTCCAGTACATTCACTACTGGACGGACAGTCCAAGCTCACAGTATCGTAATAAAACCATATTCAGTGTTGTTTCTGATCACAAAGAGCTGTTCGGGGTTCCGGCAACGTGGAATTACTTTGAGGCGGGTCACGGCAAAGGCCCTTGCGATGGCGTGGGTGGGACTGCCAAGAGAATGGCGGACGATGCCGTCAAACGTGACAGCGCCAAAATCCAGGATGCGCATGACTTCTACGAATGGGCTATTAAGCTTAACAGTGTTATAAAGTACGAGTTCGTAACTTCGAGAGAGTGTGGGGAAAGTAAGACCGACCTCGGGGAGAAGTATGGCACTACGAAGGCCGTCAAAGGAACCATGACGTTCCACGCCGTAGTGGGAATGTCACCAGGTGTGGTGAAGACGCGCCCCACTTCATGTTACTGTGCAAAATGCTTTAACGCTAAGGGATTTCGGCCTAAGACAACTTGCACGTGGAAAACTCACAACATGACAAAACCAAACAAATAA